The Methanomethylovorans hollandica DSM 15978 genome includes a region encoding these proteins:
- a CDS encoding phytoene desaturase family protein produces the protein MKVLVIGAGLGGLLIAAWLSKEGHEVAVFERLPITGGRFTNIEYKGFQLSTGALHMIPHGPTGPLGTLLRDIGAAVKIIRADPMAVIRVPIEKNTTDYVHGYQDIDFHDFRKRFSLINKIKLAILITTTRIFPPKKGSMEEWCSKHLKEDWAIRIADSFCGWALSLRAKDVPAAEVFEIIENMYRYSGSGVPLGGCKGITDALVDVIYSSGGTIQTSSEVSRIIIEDQKAVGIIANGKEYRGNIVISDTGHIETSRLYDTNALDVDTEKYLTSIKELKPSAGVKICLSSQESLIGHAGTLLTPYARRVNGINEVTNIDPSLAPSGKHLTMAHQCVEWEKLDRLEEEIDLGLKDLSEIFAGRDYEILLIQSYSGEWPVNRSSSGTDLTNRTPIEGLYVVGDGAKGKGGIEVDGIALGVRNAMKDIRNYGIQSID, from the coding sequence ATGAAGGTTCTAGTGATCGGTGCAGGCCTCGGAGGTCTTCTTATTGCTGCCTGGCTCTCAAAGGAAGGCCACGAAGTGGCTGTTTTTGAGCGGCTCCCCATTACAGGTGGAAGGTTTACCAATATTGAATATAAAGGATTCCAGCTGTCTACGGGGGCTTTGCACATGATACCTCATGGTCCGACTGGTCCTCTTGGTACCCTGCTCAGGGACATTGGAGCAGCTGTAAAGATAATACGTGCCGATCCGATGGCTGTCATCCGTGTCCCAATAGAGAAAAATACCACAGATTACGTGCATGGTTATCAGGATATAGACTTCCATGATTTCAGAAAACGTTTTTCACTGATCAATAAGATAAAACTGGCGATCCTCATAACCACTACACGTATCTTCCCTCCGAAAAAGGGTTCAATGGAAGAGTGGTGTTCTAAGCACCTTAAAGAGGACTGGGCCATAAGGATAGCTGACTCTTTCTGCGGGTGGGCATTAAGCCTGAGGGCTAAAGACGTACCTGCAGCAGAAGTATTTGAGATCATTGAGAACATGTATAGATACAGTGGCTCCGGAGTACCTCTCGGCGGCTGTAAAGGAATTACTGACGCCCTTGTTGACGTCATATACTCCAGTGGAGGAACAATACAGACTTCTTCAGAGGTTTCCCGGATAATTATAGAAGATCAGAAAGCTGTGGGAATAATAGCTAATGGAAAAGAGTACCGTGGAAACATTGTGATAAGCGATACAGGTCATATAGAAACAAGCAGGCTATACGATACCAATGCACTGGACGTAGATACAGAAAAATATCTTACGTCCATCAAAGAACTAAAACCCTCAGCCGGCGTCAAGATCTGCCTTTCGTCGCAAGAATCTCTCATCGGCCATGCTGGTACCCTCCTGACACCTTACGCCCGCAGGGTCAATGGTATCAATGAAGTGACAAATATCGATCCATCTCTTGCACCTTCCGGAAAGCACCTGACAATGGCACATCAATGTGTAGAATGGGAAAAACTTGACCGGCTGGAAGAAGAAATAGACCTCGGTCTTAAGGACCTTTCCGAGATATTTGCAGGCAGAGATTACGAGATACTTCTCATTCAGTCATATTCCGGAGAATGGCCGGTGAATCGTTCGTCTTCCGGTACGGACCTTACCAATAGGACTCCCATAGAAGGTCTTTATGTAGTTGGAGATGGTGCAAAAGGCAAAGGTGGCATAGAAGTCGATGGTATTGCACTTGGTGTAAGAAATGCCATGAAAGATATCAGGAATTATGGCATTCAATCGATAGATTAA
- the cofG gene encoding 7,8-didemethyl-8-hydroxy-5-deazariboflavin synthase subunit CofG produces MTDFITFSRNVFIPVTNVCRNKCGYCTFRREPDEPGSYFMSPEDVIPLLKEGNKAGCTEVLFTFGEYAEEVPEYKKWLEELGYSSNVEYVVDLCKLAIKIGLLPHTNAGVLNYMELEALKPWNASMGLMLETTGMVAAHLNCPGKQPDVRVKTIKYAGELQIPFTTGILVGIGETLDDRIDSLQCIANMHVEYGHIQEVIIQNFVPKPGTSMEKQSSPEIEEMVQIVSMAREILPADIAIQVAPNLIDPYLLVKYGASDLGGISPTTIDWINPETEWPTVDNLRRLLKDISLRERLPIYPDYINKGWYSKHLKPLIRSMVDDEGYRRSG; encoded by the coding sequence ATGACAGATTTTATTACATTTTCTCGCAATGTATTCATACCCGTGACCAATGTCTGCAGGAATAAATGTGGATATTGCACTTTCAGGCGTGAGCCCGATGAGCCCGGATCATACTTCATGTCCCCAGAAGATGTTATCCCACTACTTAAAGAAGGAAACAAAGCAGGTTGTACTGAGGTGCTTTTTACATTCGGGGAATATGCCGAAGAGGTGCCCGAGTATAAGAAATGGCTTGAAGAACTGGGTTATTCTTCTAATGTGGAGTATGTGGTCGACCTTTGCAAACTGGCAATAAAGATCGGCCTTTTGCCGCATACAAATGCAGGTGTCCTGAACTACATGGAGCTTGAAGCCCTTAAACCCTGGAATGCAAGTATGGGTCTCATGCTGGAAACTACAGGCATGGTAGCTGCTCATTTGAATTGCCCGGGGAAACAACCTGATGTCAGGGTCAAGACCATAAAATATGCAGGTGAACTACAGATACCGTTCACAACTGGTATACTCGTGGGTATCGGGGAGACACTGGATGACAGGATAGATTCCCTGCAGTGTATTGCCAATATGCACGTGGAATACGGACACATCCAGGAAGTAATAATACAGAACTTTGTACCAAAGCCGGGGACATCCATGGAAAAACAATCCTCTCCTGAAATCGAGGAAATGGTACAGATAGTTTCCATGGCGCGGGAGATATTACCTGCCGATATAGCCATCCAGGTGGCTCCAAACCTGATAGATCCATATTTACTTGTCAAATACGGGGCTTCGGATCTGGGAGGCATATCTCCCACTACCATCGATTGGATCAATCCTGAAACAGAGTGGCCCACAGTGGATAACTTGCGAAGGTTGCTCAAAGATATATCTCTTAGGGAAAGACTGCCCATTTATCCTGATTACATAAACAAAGGATGGTACAGTAAGCACTTAAAGCCACTTATCAGGTCCATGGTTGATGATGAAGGTTATAGGCGATCCGGATGA
- the cofH gene encoding 5-amino-6-(D-ribitylamino)uracil--L-tyrosine 4-hydroxyphenyl transferase CofH produces MMSKIDEELVERAYNGKTSIDDALLLLDTEPFELFRFADNLRYEAVGDITTYVVNRNINFTNRCVGTCGFCAFKEKNGYILSTEEILAKVEEAHKAGATEVCIQGGLLPNAGLELYTGILEAVKEAYPSIHIHAFSPMEVYHAARTSDLSIRQVLSELKKSGLGTMPGTAAEILCDHVRRELCPDKLLTAEWRDVVTSAHSTGIRTTSTMMYGHIESWQDRIEHMMILRDIQKDTGGITEFVPLPFMPYNNPIGKKMIEEGHYATTGIDDLKVYALSRIIFHRHIKNIQTSWVKLGKKLAQVALYCGANDLGGTLMEESISTAAGANNGTSISVQEFEWMIKGANRIPKQRTTLYEIDNMRDTSLGNRPREAGNAAIYS; encoded by the coding sequence ATGATGTCAAAGATTGATGAAGAGCTGGTGGAAAGAGCCTACAATGGAAAAACCAGCATTGACGATGCGCTCTTGCTTCTGGATACTGAACCTTTCGAACTTTTTAGGTTTGCTGATAATTTACGCTACGAAGCAGTCGGTGACATTACCACCTACGTAGTGAACCGCAATATTAATTTTACCAACCGTTGTGTAGGAACATGTGGTTTTTGCGCCTTTAAAGAGAAAAACGGCTACATCCTGAGCACAGAGGAAATACTTGCCAAAGTAGAAGAAGCCCACAAAGCAGGTGCAACCGAAGTTTGCATCCAGGGCGGTCTCTTACCAAATGCTGGTCTTGAGCTATATACCGGCATCTTAGAAGCAGTGAAAGAAGCATATCCTTCAATTCATATACATGCATTCTCTCCCATGGAAGTTTATCATGCTGCAAGGACCAGTGACCTGAGCATCAGGCAGGTATTGAGTGAACTGAAAAAGTCTGGTCTTGGAACCATGCCAGGTACTGCAGCTGAGATACTTTGTGACCATGTGAGAAGAGAACTGTGTCCTGACAAGCTCCTAACAGCAGAATGGAGAGATGTGGTCACATCAGCTCATAGCACAGGTATCCGTACTACCTCTACAATGATGTATGGACACATTGAATCCTGGCAGGACAGAATAGAACATATGATGATATTAAGGGATATACAAAAAGATACAGGCGGCATCACAGAATTCGTACCCTTGCCATTCATGCCTTATAATAATCCCATCGGGAAAAAAATGATAGAGGAAGGGCACTATGCCACCACGGGGATCGATGATCTCAAAGTGTATGCACTCTCCCGTATAATCTTCCACAGACACATCAAAAACATCCAGACTAGCTGGGTAAAACTTGGAAAAAAGCTGGCTCAGGTGGCTCTCTATTGTGGAGCTAATGATCTTGGAGGGACGCTCATGGAGGAAAGCATCTCTACTGCAGCCGGTGCAAACAATGGCACCTCGATCTCGGTACAGGAGTTTGAATGGATGATCAAAGGGGCAAATCGGATCCCAAAACAACGGACAACTCTCTACGAGATAGATAATATGAGAGATACGTCTCTTGGCAACCGCCCAAGGGAGGCTGGCAATGCTGCCATTTATTCCTGA
- a CDS encoding NAD(P)/FAD-dependent oxidoreductase — protein MKDNYDIIVVGAGPAGSITAKTAAKKGLSVLLIEKRQEIGDPVRCAEGISKIALKKHIEPDPRWICADMKGSRIFSPDGTSVQMAEEIAGGEVGYVLERKIFDRALVYESVKAGAEVMVKTRATGLIIENGYVCGIKAMHLGKEYKIRSKIVIGADGMESKVGRWAGIDTSLKPSDMETCVQYLMSGVNIDQEYCQFYVGKKIAPCGYLWLFPKGGNMANVGIGILGSESGEKRAIDYLNEFVKEKLPDASIIEIDYGGVPVSGTVERTIANGLMLVGDAARQSDPVTGGGIINAMDAGEIAGEVACNAILAGDVSIKSLQEYEDRWRATIGKAIDNGLIVKDLFVKFTDEELNSLAYSLKDVNFNKMSLTDLLYALFKANKKLLWDLRVLFKNVVKNEMDM, from the coding sequence ATGAAAGATAATTACGATATCATCGTTGTAGGTGCCGGACCTGCTGGTTCAATTACAGCAAAAACCGCAGCCAAGAAGGGCCTTAGCGTGCTACTTATAGAAAAACGCCAGGAGATTGGTGATCCAGTAAGATGCGCAGAAGGTATCAGCAAAATAGCCTTGAAAAAGCATATCGAACCGGATCCAAGATGGATATGTGCCGACATGAAAGGATCAAGAATATTCTCTCCTGATGGCACGAGTGTACAGATGGCTGAAGAGATAGCCGGCGGAGAAGTCGGTTATGTCCTGGAAAGAAAGATATTTGACCGGGCACTTGTCTATGAAAGTGTAAAGGCAGGCGCCGAAGTCATGGTCAAGACCAGAGCTACAGGTCTGATTATTGAAAATGGATACGTATGCGGCATCAAAGCCATGCACCTTGGAAAGGAATATAAGATCCGGTCCAAGATAGTGATCGGTGCAGATGGTATGGAATCCAAGGTCGGCAGATGGGCAGGTATCGATACTTCTCTAAAACCTTCGGACATGGAGACCTGTGTGCAGTATCTTATGAGCGGTGTCAATATCGATCAGGAATACTGCCAGTTCTATGTGGGTAAGAAAATAGCACCTTGTGGCTATCTCTGGTTATTCCCTAAAGGCGGGAATATGGCCAATGTGGGTATCGGTATACTTGGAAGCGAATCTGGTGAAAAAAGAGCCATAGACTACCTCAATGAATTTGTAAAAGAAAAACTTCCGGACGCTTCTATTATTGAAATTGATTATGGTGGCGTACCTGTAAGTGGAACAGTTGAACGTACCATCGCCAATGGGCTCATGCTGGTAGGTGATGCAGCAAGGCAATCCGATCCAGTTACAGGCGGAGGTATCATAAATGCCATGGACGCAGGCGAGATAGCAGGTGAAGTGGCTTGTAATGCAATACTTGCGGGCGATGTTTCCATAAAATCTCTCCAGGAATATGAAGACCGATGGAGAGCAACGATTGGCAAGGCAATAGATAACGGTCTGATCGTCAAGGACCTTTTTGTGAAATTCACGGATGAAGAACTGAATTCTCTGGCGTATTCCTTAAAGGATGTGAACTTCAACAAAATGAGCCTTACTGACTTGCTATATGCACTTTTCAAAGCCAATAAAAAACTGTTGTGGGATTTGAGAGTGTTATTCAAGAATGTCGTGAAGAATGAAATGGACATGTAA
- the cofH gene encoding 5-amino-6-(D-ribitylamino)uracil--L-tyrosine 4-hydroxyphenyl transferase CofH: MLPFIPEAMKEKVYEGEITLMDALELAELSPLILFNFADELRSSTVGDVVTYVVNRNIYITNMCRGNCGFCAYRSEKGFMLDMDQILEKVSEASKAGAVEVCIQGGFLPQLDIDYYTSVVENIKVEFPKMSIHGFSPMEIFYACGNSDVSLEEAFERLKAAGLDTLTGTSAEILSDRVRRIICPGKLSTEQWVHTIMTAHQAGLKTNSTIMYGHVETLTERLNHLFILRSIQQRTGGFTELVPLPFMPYNNPIGENMLSQGKFMTTGIEDLRFYALARIILNGHIDNIQASWVKLGKKLSQVALHCGANDLGGTLMEDKISTASGSTNGEYVAPAEIEWIIRSSGRIPKQRNALYEGI, translated from the coding sequence ATGCTGCCATTTATTCCTGAGGCTATGAAGGAGAAGGTCTATGAGGGGGAAATCACCCTCATGGATGCTCTTGAACTGGCAGAATTATCTCCTCTGATACTTTTTAATTTTGCAGATGAACTTCGTTCAAGTACTGTAGGTGATGTGGTCACATATGTTGTGAACAGGAATATATACATTACCAATATGTGCAGGGGCAACTGTGGTTTCTGTGCTTATCGTTCTGAAAAGGGATTTATGCTGGACATGGACCAGATACTTGAAAAAGTATCAGAGGCCAGCAAAGCTGGTGCAGTGGAAGTCTGTATCCAGGGAGGATTCCTACCGCAGCTTGACATAGACTACTATACTTCTGTTGTAGAGAATATAAAGGTAGAATTTCCAAAGATGAGCATACACGGCTTTTCTCCAATGGAGATCTTCTATGCATGCGGGAACAGTGACGTTTCCCTTGAGGAAGCCTTTGAAAGGCTTAAAGCAGCAGGTCTTGATACACTAACAGGCACTTCGGCAGAGATACTCTCTGACAGAGTACGCAGGATTATATGCCCTGGAAAACTGAGCACTGAACAATGGGTACATACTATAATGACAGCTCATCAGGCCGGACTTAAAACCAACTCCACTATAATGTATGGCCATGTTGAAACCCTCACAGAGCGTCTGAATCATCTCTTCATTCTGCGTTCCATACAGCAAAGGACAGGCGGGTTCACGGAACTGGTACCTTTGCCCTTTATGCCATATAATAACCCGATTGGTGAAAATATGCTCTCCCAGGGTAAATTTATGACCACAGGCATTGAAGATCTGAGGTTCTATGCTTTGGCAAGGATAATCCTTAATGGCCACATCGATAATATTCAGGCCAGCTGGGTCAAGCTTGGGAAAAAGCTTTCTCAGGTAGCGTTGCATTGCGGTGCCAATGATCTGGGCGGTACGCTGATGGAAGATAAGATCTCCACAGCTTCCGGAAGCACTAACGGAGAATATGTTGCGCCTGCTGAGATCGAATGGATCATCAGGTCTTCCGGAAGGATCCCAAAACAAAGAAATGCACTTTATGAAGGAATATGA
- a CDS encoding calcium/sodium antiporter, whose product MIDYIFILIGLALLYQGANWFVEGASSLAKHLGISSLVIGLTVVAFGTSMPELVVNFFASIQGNSDVAFGNIVGSNIINLLLILGVTGLIAPLIVQKPTVWKEIPFALLAVLVLTTMSNKIMLANDSDNILTRADGIILLFFFSMFLYYIFETIRNSTNESSDNIKEHSSTKISFMLIAGFIFLVIGGKLTVDGAVSIARQMGISEFLISSTIVAAGTSLPELVTSVAAALKKEMDISVGNIVGSNIFNIFFIMGVSSIISPLTVPIGINVDLIILAIATLLFFIFMFIGKKHKFERWEALTFLAIYVGYTLFIINRG is encoded by the coding sequence ATGATCGATTACATATTTATTCTGATAGGTCTTGCATTGTTATATCAGGGGGCAAACTGGTTCGTCGAAGGTGCCTCGTCTCTTGCTAAGCATCTTGGCATATCCTCCTTGGTAATAGGATTGACTGTTGTTGCATTTGGAACTTCCATGCCTGAACTCGTTGTTAATTTCTTTGCTTCCATTCAAGGTAACAGTGATGTAGCATTTGGTAATATAGTTGGAAGCAATATAATCAATTTACTGCTAATTCTTGGTGTAACCGGATTAATAGCTCCTTTAATTGTGCAAAAGCCAACCGTTTGGAAAGAGATACCTTTTGCTTTACTTGCTGTCCTTGTTCTGACAACCATGTCAAACAAAATAATGTTGGCCAATGATTCAGACAATATTCTTACGAGAGCAGACGGGATAATATTACTTTTTTTCTTTTCAATGTTTCTTTATTATATATTTGAAACTATCCGAAATAGCACAAATGAATCATCTGATAATATTAAGGAACACTCCAGCACAAAAATTTCATTTATGCTAATAGCGGGATTTATCTTTTTAGTAATAGGAGGAAAATTGACTGTGGATGGTGCTGTGTCGATTGCAAGGCAAATGGGAATAAGCGAGTTTCTCATATCTTCAACAATCGTTGCTGCAGGAACATCACTCCCTGAGTTAGTTACATCGGTTGCGGCAGCACTCAAAAAGGAGATGGACATCTCTGTTGGAAATATTGTCGGCTCAAATATTTTCAATATATTTTTTATCATGGGAGTTTCTTCAATAATATCTCCTCTAACGGTGCCAATTGGTATTAATGTAGACTTAATTATTCTAGCAATTGCAACATTGCTGTTCTTTATCTTCATGTTTATCGGCAAGAAGCATAAATTTGAAAGATGGGAAGCCCTAACTTTCTTGGCAATTTATGTCGGATATACCCTTTTTATCATAAACAGGGGGTAA
- a CDS encoding 4Fe-4S binding protein, translating to MKIDERCVGCGQCTAFCPKNAIIVKGNAWITADCIQCKICIAYCPMKAIEESV from the coding sequence ATGAAAATCGATGAAAGATGTGTTGGGTGCGGTCAATGCACTGCTTTCTGTCCAAAGAATGCTATTATTGTTAAAGGGAATGCCTGGATAACTGCAGATTGCATCCAGTGCAAAATATGTATAGCCTACTGCCCTATGAAAGCTATAGAGGAAAGTGTATGA
- a CDS encoding NUDIX hydrolase — protein MNINGENSIQSAYGRRRGTAIINTEKGIIVVAERNSKFLLPGGGTRPHEMQIESAIREVKEELGVYPVEVKFLFRYMAAKVFFMKVVGTPIPHNEISRIGYYNPSCNLEVSNNTKKILDIYYGSYMAP, from the coding sequence ATGAATATTAACGGAGAGAATAGTATCCAAAGTGCATATGGCCGCAGAAGAGGAACTGCGATAATCAACACTGAAAAGGGAATCATTGTAGTAGCTGAAAGAAATTCAAAATTCCTTCTTCCAGGTGGAGGTACACGACCTCATGAAATGCAAATAGAGTCGGCAATAAGAGAAGTAAAAGAAGAACTTGGTGTCTATCCAGTAGAAGTAAAGTTTTTATTTAGATATATGGCAGCAAAAGTATTCTTTATGAAAGTAGTGGGTACTCCAATCCCTCATAACGAAATAAGCAGAATTGGGTATTATAATCCAAGTTGTAATCTTGAGGTTTCTAATAATACAAAAAAAATATTGGACATTTATTATGGATCATACATGGCTCCTTAA
- a CDS encoding endonuclease NucS domain-containing protein, with protein sequence MITYRLFTAAEAEYKDILSYNNLLDAIKEKHDIGHESVDIATLKDEEKEELIEDLRIISRKNGIGVVSKGTGALPISRSKKLGKICILLQLENEQITNVYPHETNKKRTDIASHLNRVLKASCLNDITDHGSISEQDIARMISTFPELIEEGLEFIDTEVETEGGRIDVVFKSKKNEHLLIEIEIEARDNAIGQVQRFITYSEKYNVPPEKIRLGIVCARIAESRVNACIGAGIEVYVLSLKKKTPDL encoded by the coding sequence ATGATTACATATAGACTTTTTACAGCTGCTGAGGCAGAGTACAAGGATATTCTTTCCTATAATAATTTACTTGATGCTATTAAGGAAAAGCATGATATAGGGCATGAAAGTGTGGATATTGCAACTCTCAAAGATGAAGAAAAAGAGGAACTGATTGAGGATCTCAGGATAATAAGCAGGAAAAATGGGATTGGTGTTGTTAGCAAAGGCACTGGTGCTCTTCCTATTTCCCGCAGCAAAAAGCTAGGAAAAATATGTATACTGCTCCAGCTGGAAAATGAACAGATCACGAATGTTTATCCTCATGAGACCAATAAGAAGAGGACAGATATCGCTTCTCATTTGAACAGGGTGCTAAAAGCAAGCTGTCTGAATGATATAACGGACCATGGTTCCATTTCAGAACAGGATATTGCCAGAATGATCTCTACTTTCCCCGAACTTATAGAGGAAGGACTGGAGTTCATAGATACTGAGGTGGAGACAGAAGGGGGTAGGATAGATGTCGTATTCAAAAGCAAAAAGAATGAACATCTTTTGATAGAGATAGAAATCGAGGCCAGGGACAATGCCATAGGACAGGTACAAAGATTCATCACTTATTCAGAGAAATATAACGTCCCCCCGGAAAAGATCAGATTGGGAATCGTCTGTGCCCGGATAGCTGAAAGCCGCGTGAATGCCTGTATTGGTGCCGGCATAGAGGTCTATGTGCTCAGTCTGAAGAAAAAGACCCCAGACCTATGA
- a CDS encoding FKBP-type peptidyl-prolyl cis-trans isomerase, translated as MAIEKGDFIKITYTGRFEDGQVFDTTSEEIAKENGIFNPRGIYGGDVVIVGSGHTIKGLDEDFVDKEVGYTGTLEIPPEKAFGVHNPALVESVSITKVATQLKDTRAYPGMEVEVDGKKGVVQKIIGRRLRVDFNHSLAGRAVTYEYTIEKKLDDSEEKARGLLALYTGASNMDMEITPELIRVIIPIEFSFNQRWLISKGRIAHELIENLGISNLEFVEKYPYAPNKDESEEPVASEEVETEE; from the coding sequence GTGGCAATAGAGAAAGGAGATTTCATAAAGATAACATATACTGGAAGGTTCGAGGACGGACAGGTCTTTGACACTACTAGCGAGGAAATTGCAAAAGAGAATGGTATCTTCAATCCCCGTGGTATTTATGGGGGAGACGTTGTCATAGTTGGTTCCGGCCATACCATAAAAGGTCTGGATGAGGACTTTGTGGACAAGGAAGTAGGATACACAGGCACCCTGGAGATCCCTCCGGAGAAGGCTTTTGGTGTACACAACCCTGCTCTGGTGGAGTCTGTTTCCATCACCAAGGTTGCAACACAGCTTAAGGACACACGTGCATACCCGGGTATGGAGGTCGAAGTAGATGGCAAGAAGGGTGTTGTACAGAAGATCATTGGCCGCAGGCTGCGTGTGGATTTTAATCACTCTCTTGCAGGCCGGGCTGTAACCTACGAGTATACCATTGAAAAGAAGCTGGATGACTCTGAGGAAAAGGCCAGAGGTCTGCTTGCCCTGTACACCGGTGCATCGAACATGGATATGGAGATAACTCCGGAACTTATCCGCGTTATTATACCCATAGAGTTCAGTTTCAATCAGAGATGGCTTATTTCCAAGGGCCGTATAGCCCACGAACTCATCGAAAATCTGGGCATATCTAATCTGGAATTTGTTGAGAAATATCCCTATGCGCCAAATAAGGATGAATCCGAAGAGCCAGTAGCTTCTGAAGAAGTCGAAACCGAAGAGTAA
- the cofC gene encoding 2-phospho-L-lactate guanylyltransferase, which translates to MRAVIPYKQENAKSRLSPVLSRTEREEFVELMLRDVVCSLREAGVKDIDILATFKYSSLSDLDVNFVIDPADLNESINKYLKKVNQPVLIIMADLPLTRPEKINDIINSEEDVVIVPGKGGGTNILFIKEPAGFSVCYYGMSFRNHCSIAKYLNCSLRIYDSFLLSTDIDEPNDIVEILLHGHGLSFEYVQNKFELESGRARVKLNCLH; encoded by the coding sequence ATGCGTGCTGTCATACCATACAAACAAGAAAATGCAAAATCAAGGCTTTCTCCTGTGCTCAGCCGGACAGAAAGGGAAGAATTCGTAGAATTGATGTTAAGAGATGTAGTGTGTTCCCTGAGAGAGGCAGGAGTGAAAGATATCGATATACTTGCAACGTTTAAATATAGTTCACTTTCAGATCTCGATGTGAATTTTGTGATCGACCCCGCTGATCTGAACGAATCCATCAATAAATATCTTAAGAAGGTTAATCAGCCAGTACTTATTATAATGGCAGATCTTCCTCTTACCAGGCCAGAAAAGATCAACGACATAATTAACTCTGAAGAAGATGTGGTGATCGTGCCTGGCAAAGGAGGCGGAACGAACATACTTTTTATAAAGGAGCCAGCTGGATTCTCTGTCTGTTATTATGGAATGAGCTTTCGTAACCACTGTAGTATAGCTAAATATCTGAACTGCTCATTGAGAATATATGATTCCTTCCTGCTGAGTACCGATATCGATGAGCCAAACGATATTGTGGAAATACTTCTGCATGGACATGGACTTTCCTTTGAATATGTGCAGAATAAGTTTGAACTGGAAAGTGGCAGAGCACGTGTAAAGCTTAACTGCCTTCATTGA
- a CDS encoding indolepyruvate ferredoxin oxidoreductase subunit alpha: MSIEVNRYKCGYCGACVGVCPAGALELVETWIEVDMNCSSCGLCGKICPVGAIRVIR; the protein is encoded by the coding sequence GTGTCCATTGAAGTGAACAGGTATAAATGTGGATATTGTGGTGCATGTGTGGGTGTGTGTCCGGCGGGAGCCCTGGAACTTGTGGAGACGTGGATAGAAGTGGATATGAACTGTTCCAGCTGTGGTCTCTGTGGCAAGATATGCCCCGTGGGGGCTATTAGGGTGATCAGATGA